The following proteins are co-located in the Desulfoscipio sp. XC116 genome:
- a CDS encoding FAD-dependent oxidoreductase, with amino-acid sequence MSMQADIIIIGAGVIGLSTAYHLACRKDNLRIVILEKEKFHGAGSTAQCTGGIRYQFTNPVNIQLTKISYPHFLRFAATMQYPIYFRRRGYLLVTGKENRRQELHNIIEQLNRLEVPARLLAPKDIAAAYPFVLTEDLLEGSFCPPDAYADPYGVMEGYYRQCRGLGVQVLCNTEVTGIKVRSNRVAGVLCRHTRQDGRPTEEDTISAPAVINAAGPHLHLLARLAGLALPAAPYRRQVYVCAHMPAIPADIPLIVDLDTGFYMHAEKNGILLLGGTDHDSAPGLETVVDRSRLSNFIESAIGRVPVLEDAQITRIYTGIRSLTPDGLGILGETEINGFYCAGGFGGNGFMHAPAIGLITSCLILGEQPPLDPAPLSPNRFNNAPIAESALF; translated from the coding sequence ATGTCCATGCAAGCGGATATAATTATCATCGGCGCCGGAGTGATAGGACTCAGCACCGCCTATCACCTGGCCTGTCGAAAAGATAATTTGCGCATTGTTATACTGGAGAAAGAAAAATTCCACGGCGCAGGCTCCACCGCCCAGTGCACCGGTGGTATCCGATATCAGTTCACCAATCCGGTGAACATTCAATTAACTAAGATCAGCTATCCTCATTTCCTGCGTTTTGCCGCCACTATGCAATACCCCATTTATTTTCGCCGGCGCGGCTACCTTTTGGTAACCGGTAAAGAAAACCGGCGGCAGGAACTGCACAACATCATAGAACAGCTCAACCGACTGGAGGTACCGGCCCGACTGCTGGCCCCGAAAGACATCGCCGCCGCTTATCCCTTTGTTCTGACGGAAGATTTACTGGAGGGCAGCTTTTGTCCCCCGGATGCTTATGCCGACCCTTACGGAGTAATGGAAGGTTATTACCGCCAATGCCGCGGACTGGGCGTACAAGTGCTGTGCAATACGGAAGTTACCGGAATCAAAGTACGGAGTAACCGGGTTGCCGGGGTGTTGTGCCGTCATACCCGACAAGACGGCCGGCCAACCGAAGAGGATACAATAAGCGCCCCGGCAGTCATCAACGCCGCCGGTCCCCACCTGCATCTGTTGGCCCGGTTAGCCGGCCTTGCACTGCCCGCAGCCCCCTACCGTCGGCAGGTGTATGTATGCGCCCATATGCCGGCTATCCCCGCCGATATTCCTCTTATCGTCGACCTGGATACGGGATTCTACATGCATGCCGAGAAAAACGGCATACTGCTGCTGGGCGGCACCGACCATGACAGCGCCCCCGGTCTCGAAACCGTGGTAGACAGGAGCCGGCTGTCTAATTTCATTGAATCGGCCATAGGACGGGTGCCGGTTCTGGAAGACGCTCAGATCACCCGTATATACACAGGTATCCGCTCCCTGACCCCCGACGGGCTGGGTATTCTGGGAGAAACCGAAATAAACGGCTTTTACTGTGCCGGTGGCTTTGGCGGCAACGGCTTTATGCACGCCCCGGCTATTGGCCTGATCACGTCCTGCCTCATATTGGGAGAACAGCCGCCATTGGACCCGGCACCGCTTTCTCCCAACCGTTTCAACAACGCTCCCATCGCTGAAAGCGCTCTTTTTTGA
- a CDS encoding DAK2 domain-containing protein, whose product MYIYSFDGEQMKYMLVGAANLLAVNKSEIDALNVFPVPDGDTGTNMYLTLLSGVKEARQVESGEISDVIAAAARGCLMGARGNSGVILSQIFSGFARALEGCSRAGAADMARAFVSGAEVAYRAVGNPVEGTILTVCRETAIGMEKAAARSKDPVRVLVLGYRAAGRALARTPEQLPVLREAGVVDAGGKGLVVILEGIIQSLKDAAARRNIELFDLAASQQKEFIDSRAKDFTADIEFTYCTEFILMGRNIPMDTLRQELSPYGDCLLVVGDDRAAKVHIHSNHPGLVLECGLKYGALQSVQIGNMEEQSQELRRENAIGEAKPLGVAAVGTGEGIATILQSMGADVVIEGGQTMNPPAEQLLDAVNSVNASAVILLPNNKNILMAARQAAAMAAKEVHVVPSISIPQAFAALLAYNPYAAAGENAGKMEEASGEVKTGEVTVAVRDAVIDGNNICKGDFIGMADDRLVAAGRHLDALVGDLLRIMIDEEAGLVTLYYGAGMTGAEAREITGKMEEEFEELDFELHYGGQPLYQFIISVE is encoded by the coding sequence TTGTACATATACTCTTTTGACGGGGAGCAGATGAAATACATGCTTGTGGGCGCTGCTAACCTATTGGCCGTGAATAAATCTGAAATTGATGCGCTGAATGTGTTTCCCGTACCCGACGGTGATACCGGTACTAATATGTACCTCACCTTGCTGTCCGGGGTAAAGGAGGCCCGGCAGGTGGAAAGCGGTGAAATTAGCGATGTAATTGCCGCGGCGGCCCGGGGCTGTTTGATGGGGGCCCGCGGCAATTCCGGAGTGATTCTGTCGCAGATTTTCAGCGGTTTTGCCCGTGCCCTGGAGGGGTGCAGCCGCGCGGGTGCCGCCGACATGGCCCGGGCTTTTGTTAGTGGTGCCGAGGTGGCCTACCGGGCGGTGGGCAATCCTGTGGAGGGTACAATACTGACGGTATGTCGCGAAACAGCGATCGGTATGGAAAAGGCCGCCGCTCGGAGCAAGGATCCGGTGCGGGTGCTGGTGCTTGGCTATCGGGCCGCCGGCCGGGCCCTGGCTCGCACACCCGAGCAACTGCCGGTGCTGCGGGAGGCCGGTGTGGTGGACGCCGGCGGCAAAGGACTGGTGGTGATATTGGAAGGAATTATCCAGTCTCTTAAAGATGCGGCGGCCCGGCGTAATATTGAGTTGTTCGATTTGGCGGCCAGCCAGCAAAAAGAATTTATTGACAGCCGGGCTAAGGATTTCACAGCTGATATTGAATTCACCTACTGTACCGAATTTATACTCATGGGTCGCAATATACCGATGGATACGCTGCGGCAAGAGTTGTCTCCTTATGGCGACTGCCTGCTGGTAGTTGGTGACGATCGGGCTGCCAAAGTACATATTCACTCCAATCATCCGGGACTGGTGCTGGAATGCGGCTTGAAATACGGTGCTCTCCAGTCTGTGCAAATTGGCAACATGGAAGAGCAAAGCCAGGAACTGCGCCGTGAGAACGCTATCGGCGAAGCGAAACCGCTGGGTGTGGCGGCTGTGGGTACGGGTGAAGGCATTGCCACCATATTGCAGAGCATGGGGGCGGACGTGGTTATCGAGGGAGGGCAAACGATGAATCCCCCGGCGGAGCAGCTTCTGGATGCGGTGAATAGTGTCAACGCTTCGGCGGTTATATTGCTGCCTAACAATAAGAATATACTGATGGCCGCCCGGCAAGCCGCGGCTATGGCTGCCAAGGAAGTGCATGTGGTACCTTCGATAAGCATTCCCCAAGCTTTTGCGGCGCTGCTGGCGTACAATCCCTACGCCGCCGCCGGGGAAAACGCTGGAAAAATGGAAGAAGCCTCGGGCGAAGTTAAGACGGGTGAAGTAACTGTGGCGGTGCGGGATGCCGTAATTGACGGCAACAATATCTGTAAGGGCGATTTTATCGGTATGGCTGATGACCGGCTGGTGGCCGCGGGCCGTCATCTTGATGCTTTGGTGGGAGATTTGCTTCGGATCATGATTGACGAGGAAGCCGGGCTGGTTACTTTATATTACGGGGCTGGTATGACCGGTGCTGAAGCCCGGGAAATTACCGGAAAGATGGAAGAGGAATTTGAGGAACTCGATTTTGAGCTGCATTACGGAGGCCAGCCTCTATATCAGTTTATAATCTCCGTAGAGTAA
- a CDS encoding DegV family protein has translation MAKVRIVTDSTADLPKELVEKYGITVVPLKVFFGSECFIDGVDLSAAEFFSRLAASKELPTTSQPSPTEFVEYYRPLIDEGADIVSIHISSHMSGTLQSAQLAKTMLGYEGLEVIDSRSVSVVLGMMVLAAARAAEAGGSRAEVAALLQNIIADHRVFFMVDTLEYLQRGGRIGKAQAFLGTILNVKPLCTILDGVINPYEKVRGRKKAINRLVQLFAEQYRDAGPLFCFMTHGNDLEGLQTLQDLVREKLNCAETAYSQMGSVVGTHVGPGIVGMAVCSQKYLRV, from the coding sequence ATGGCTAAAGTCCGTATAGTGACTGATAGTACGGCTGATTTACCGAAAGAATTGGTAGAAAAATATGGTATTACTGTGGTGCCATTGAAGGTATTTTTCGGTTCGGAGTGTTTTATTGATGGGGTGGATTTATCGGCCGCTGAATTTTTTAGCCGCCTGGCGGCCAGTAAGGAGTTGCCCACTACCTCTCAGCCCTCACCCACTGAATTTGTGGAATATTATCGCCCGTTGATTGACGAAGGCGCTGACATTGTATCCATCCATATTTCCTCACATATGAGCGGTACTCTGCAGTCGGCTCAGCTGGCCAAAACCATGTTAGGCTATGAGGGGCTGGAGGTGATTGATTCCCGCTCAGTCAGCGTGGTGCTGGGTATGATGGTGCTGGCGGCGGCCCGGGCCGCCGAAGCGGGAGGTTCCCGGGCGGAGGTGGCGGCGTTATTGCAAAATATTATTGCCGACCACCGGGTATTCTTCATGGTGGATACTCTTGAATACTTGCAGCGCGGCGGACGTATCGGCAAAGCCCAGGCTTTTTTGGGCACTATATTAAATGTCAAGCCTTTGTGCACTATATTGGATGGTGTAATAAACCCCTATGAAAAGGTACGAGGCCGCAAAAAAGCCATTAACCGGCTGGTGCAGTTGTTTGCCGAACAGTACCGGGACGCCGGGCCGTTGTTTTGTTTCATGACCCACGGCAATGATCTTGAGGGATTGCAAACTCTACAGGATTTGGTGCGGGAAAAGCTCAACTGCGCTGAAACAGCCTATAGCCAGATGGGCTCGGTGGTGGGTACCCATGTTGGCCCGGGTATTGTGGGCATGGCAGTTTGTTCGCAAAAATACCTGCGGGTGTAG
- a CDS encoding cache domain-containing protein: protein MNSIQRQLTLLLIGFMVILTVALVAAAVWQIREKAVVAAVEKAQSDLNTFEAILDLKYPGQWHVDGGVLYKGNTRINGNDEIVDYISRLTGDTCTIFLGNKRVATTVRAVGGQRAIGTAASDVVKKVVLQNGGVYTGDADVVGEIHQTAYKPIRDGNSSIIGMIYVGASHEFYRQLLYGTLKNMSFVIICLIILFSVAIRLYVELRIVRPLKELTRDAWNISANGARSVNPVTALGPYEITELVKAFNQMVESFSALRKQILTPFVQESAAGKGGISQVPDKESLAAEPPPSSDGPVPADASPSDKYLQGMLPKGLNQVTLNLVIGFLEQAETCFTAEEVSLQINVTRVTAMRYLDFLVDQGHLQLDLRHGSVGRPVKIYKRKM from the coding sequence ATGAATTCTATTCAACGTCAGTTAACATTACTGTTGATCGGTTTCATGGTCATCCTTACGGTCGCCTTGGTGGCGGCCGCGGTTTGGCAGATTCGGGAAAAGGCCGTGGTTGCCGCAGTTGAAAAGGCCCAAAGCGATCTGAACACTTTTGAGGCGATTTTAGACTTGAAATATCCCGGGCAGTGGCATGTGGACGGCGGCGTCTTGTATAAAGGGAATACCCGCATTAATGGAAATGATGAAATCGTTGACTATATCAGCCGGTTAACCGGGGATACCTGTACAATTTTTCTGGGAAACAAACGGGTTGCCACGACGGTAAGGGCTGTGGGTGGTCAGCGGGCCATCGGTACAGCCGCATCCGATGTGGTAAAAAAGGTGGTACTGCAGAACGGTGGTGTGTATACGGGAGATGCCGATGTTGTCGGAGAGATTCACCAGACCGCCTATAAACCCATCCGCGACGGTAACAGCAGCATCATCGGTATGATTTATGTGGGCGCTTCCCATGAATTTTACCGGCAGTTGCTTTATGGCACATTGAAAAACATGAGTTTCGTTATCATATGTTTAATTATTTTGTTTTCGGTGGCCATTCGGCTTTACGTTGAATTAAGAATTGTCCGTCCGCTAAAGGAATTAACCCGGGATGCCTGGAATATCTCCGCCAACGGTGCGCGGAGTGTCAATCCGGTTACAGCGTTGGGACCCTATGAGATCACAGAGCTGGTAAAAGCGTTTAATCAAATGGTGGAAAGTTTCTCAGCTTTGAGGAAGCAGATTTTAACGCCATTTGTCCAGGAGTCTGCTGCCGGCAAGGGTGGAATATCCCAGGTGCCGGATAAGGAATCGCTTGCTGCCGAGCCGCCTCCTTCCTCTGACGGGCCGGTACCGGCGGATGCCTCTCCGTCCGATAAATACCTGCAGGGCATGCTGCCAAAGGGGTTGAATCAGGTAACCCTGAACCTGGTGATCGGCTTTCTGGAGCAAGCGGAAACCTGCTTTACGGCGGAAGAAGTTTCGCTACAAATCAATGTAACCAGGGTCACGGCTATGCGCTACCTGGATTTTCTGGTTGATCAGGGTCACCTTCAGCTGGACTTGAGGCACGGCTCGGTAGGCCGTCCGGTAAAAATTTACAAAAGAAAGATGTAA
- the glp gene encoding gephyrin-like molybdotransferase Glp produces the protein MYEEIPLEEALALLLNHTKPIGFEEIDLINALGRVLYENIVANFSLPPFDRSPLDGYAVIAEDTAVATKENPILLKVCQKIFAGDLPSKSLVSGEAAAVATGAPLPPGTNAVIKIEHTQLVKEKVVIFAPLQPGDNFINKGDDVLEGEKILLKGMTVTPAVIGLLASLGRRTVKVFKKPQVAVLTIGDELVGIDEPRLPGKIYNSNVYAISAQITEAGGRAVPYKSAVDDMDHIAYLLNCCLKENDMVITTGGVSVGTRDYVKEAIKISGSNTLFWKVNIKPGTPIVCAENKGRLIIGLSGNPAAAMITFYMLIRPVLQSISGMRHVTLPDVTAIMAESFNKKSKQRRMLRAKVFWKNGCYHAIPCGTQSPGALKSMLRCNALIDIPAGRGPVNIGEEMKAILLSPAYVS, from the coding sequence ATGTATGAGGAAATACCACTTGAAGAAGCATTAGCTCTTCTTCTTAACCACACAAAGCCGATTGGCTTTGAAGAAATTGATCTTATAAATGCTTTAGGACGAGTTTTATATGAGAACATCGTTGCTAATTTTTCACTTCCTCCTTTTGATCGGTCTCCTCTGGACGGATATGCCGTCATTGCTGAAGATACGGCTGTCGCCACTAAAGAAAACCCCATTTTACTTAAGGTATGTCAAAAAATATTTGCCGGGGATTTACCGTCAAAATCGCTGGTATCCGGAGAAGCAGCTGCTGTGGCCACGGGGGCGCCGCTTCCCCCCGGAACAAATGCGGTAATAAAGATAGAACACACTCAGCTTGTAAAAGAAAAAGTCGTAATTTTTGCTCCGCTTCAGCCGGGTGATAATTTCATTAATAAGGGCGACGATGTTCTTGAAGGAGAAAAAATACTTTTAAAAGGTATGACCGTCACTCCTGCTGTTATAGGTCTATTAGCCTCTTTGGGAAGAAGGACCGTAAAGGTTTTTAAGAAGCCTCAAGTAGCGGTTTTGACAATAGGAGATGAACTGGTTGGCATTGATGAGCCCAGGTTGCCGGGTAAAATATACAACAGCAACGTTTATGCAATTTCTGCTCAGATAACCGAAGCGGGAGGAAGAGCAGTTCCTTATAAAAGTGCGGTTGACGACATGGATCATATAGCCTACTTATTAAACTGTTGTTTAAAGGAAAATGATATGGTCATAACCACCGGCGGAGTATCGGTAGGTACAAGAGATTATGTAAAAGAAGCGATAAAAATAAGCGGATCCAATACTTTATTTTGGAAAGTAAATATAAAACCGGGAACACCTATTGTCTGTGCTGAGAACAAGGGCCGACTGATTATTGGTTTGTCTGGAAATCCCGCGGCGGCTATGATCACTTTTTACATGCTGATCAGACCTGTTTTGCAAAGCATAAGCGGCATGCGGCATGTAACTCTGCCCGATGTAACTGCTATTATGGCGGAATCCTTTAATAAAAAAAGCAAACAGCGACGTATGTTAAGAGCAAAAGTCTTTTGGAAGAACGGTTGTTATCATGCCATTCCATGTGGGACGCAAAGCCCGGGGGCTTTAAAGTCAATGTTGCGATGTAACGCACTGATTGATATACCGGCGGGACGGGGACCGGTAAATATCGGAGAAGAAATGAAAGCCATATTATTATCTCCAGCCTATGTTTCATAG
- the fdnG gene encoding formate dehydrogenase-N subunit alpha, protein MTKISRRDFLKSISLGTAGMTLAASPVFAAESRDGLTVEKLPTKIRRVKETYSVCCFCGCGCGLLIYSDDEGRAVFCEGYPDHPINAGTICPKGNGIIEGNTVINKKRNRVFNKRRLTKPLYRAPGGTEWEEKSWEWVLSEVAKRVKRTRDESFVEKDEQGVTVNRTTAMAHFGGAALDNEEIYLLHKMYRALGMINIEHCARLUHSSTVAGLAPSFGRGIMTNHFTDYRNADVILIIGSNTAENHPMGMKWALKAKDKGAKLIAVDPRTSKSASMCHVHARLRPGTDIAFVNGMINYIIANDLWSKEYVLNYTNASFLINPEYKCEDGIFSGLTESDGKLSYDNATWQYQMEGEEIKKDPTLQNPHCVFQVLKKHVSRYDIKTVCRITGTPEDIFIKVCDLYASSGRRGKAGCVVYGMGITMHSVGTQNARSLCVLQLLLGNIGIPGGGVNAQRGEQNVQGSTDMAMLHGNLPGYLGMVYAAKHKTLQEYLEKETPKTSYWSNKPKFLISQLKAWYGDKAAKENDFCFDWLPKHDGKNRSYMSLFNYLAEGKIKGCFVAGQNPAVGGPSTVQANKALENLDWLVVYDIFEIETAAFWHRPGADPSQIKTEVFLLPAAMSFEKEGSVTNAGRWMQWRYKAVDPLGEARSDLWIAYNLFKAIRKEYQNGGKFPEPILNMVWNYDLPGEEEPDIARVATEINGYEVATRKVLPGFADLADDGSTACGNWVLSGYWAEDKDAGVPACKRRVNKDPSGLGVFPQYAFAWPANRRIAYNRCSADPAGNPWNPDKPYVRWDAGAGKWITVDVPDFKATEPAAEPGGVPMPVPPEQSAVNAFIMSEDGHGRLFAVKGLNDGPLPEHYEPYESPFKNLISKQQNNPTALTFKTGVFSKLAELGSKQYPYVAITIHIVEHYQSGATTRNCPSLAEISAHMFVNISPNLAQKIGVKNGDDIIVESARGRITCKAAVNGVCVPLMINGKETEVVSMPYSWGFMGITTGASANDLTPSVGDPNSDIPEYKAFLCNVRKAN, encoded by the coding sequence ATGACTAAAATAAGCAGGCGTGATTTTCTGAAGAGTATTAGTCTTGGGACCGCCGGAATGACTCTGGCAGCCAGTCCTGTCTTTGCCGCGGAATCCCGGGACGGGCTTACCGTGGAAAAACTGCCGACAAAAATTAGAAGAGTAAAAGAAACATATTCAGTATGTTGTTTTTGCGGTTGCGGCTGCGGGCTATTAATATATTCCGACGACGAGGGGCGAGCGGTCTTTTGCGAGGGCTATCCGGACCATCCCATTAATGCCGGAACCATTTGCCCCAAAGGCAACGGTATCATTGAAGGAAATACTGTGATTAATAAAAAAAGGAACCGTGTCTTTAATAAACGACGGCTTACCAAACCTCTTTACCGTGCTCCCGGCGGTACCGAATGGGAAGAGAAAAGCTGGGAGTGGGTCTTGTCTGAGGTTGCTAAACGGGTTAAAAGAACCCGCGATGAATCCTTTGTTGAGAAGGATGAACAGGGCGTAACTGTAAACAGAACAACTGCCATGGCCCATTTTGGCGGTGCGGCTTTGGATAACGAAGAGATTTACCTATTGCACAAAATGTACAGAGCCTTGGGCATGATTAATATTGAACACTGTGCCCGCCTCTGACACTCGTCCACGGTGGCCGGTCTGGCCCCCTCTTTCGGACGCGGTATTATGACTAACCATTTTACTGATTATCGGAATGCTGATGTAATTTTGATTATTGGTTCAAATACGGCGGAAAACCACCCCATGGGAATGAAATGGGCTCTGAAAGCCAAAGATAAGGGGGCCAAACTTATTGCCGTTGACCCAAGAACCAGTAAGTCGGCCAGCATGTGTCATGTCCATGCCCGACTTCGTCCGGGTACGGATATTGCCTTTGTTAATGGCATGATCAACTATATCATAGCCAATGATCTTTGGTCTAAAGAGTATGTGTTAAACTATACCAATGCGAGTTTTTTAATTAATCCGGAATACAAATGCGAGGACGGTATATTCTCGGGCTTAACTGAAAGCGACGGAAAATTAAGTTATGATAACGCCACCTGGCAATACCAAATGGAAGGCGAGGAAATTAAAAAGGATCCCACGTTGCAAAATCCCCATTGTGTTTTCCAAGTCTTAAAGAAACATGTGAGCCGTTATGATATTAAAACTGTTTGTCGAATTACCGGCACCCCGGAAGATATTTTCATAAAGGTCTGTGATTTGTACGCTTCCAGCGGTCGGCGGGGCAAAGCGGGATGTGTTGTCTATGGAATGGGTATAACCATGCATTCCGTTGGCACGCAAAATGCCAGATCGCTTTGTGTTTTGCAGCTTTTGCTCGGTAATATAGGCATCCCCGGCGGAGGGGTTAATGCTCAGCGTGGTGAACAAAACGTGCAGGGTTCTACTGACATGGCTATGTTGCATGGCAATCTGCCGGGTTACCTGGGTATGGTTTACGCCGCGAAACACAAAACTTTGCAAGAGTATTTGGAAAAGGAAACTCCTAAAACAAGCTATTGGTCTAATAAGCCTAAGTTTTTAATTAGTCAATTAAAAGCCTGGTATGGAGATAAGGCCGCCAAGGAAAATGATTTCTGTTTTGACTGGCTGCCTAAACATGATGGTAAGAACCGTTCGTACATGAGCTTGTTCAATTATCTTGCGGAAGGCAAGATTAAAGGTTGCTTTGTTGCGGGTCAGAATCCGGCTGTGGGAGGACCATCAACTGTCCAGGCCAACAAAGCTTTGGAAAATCTTGATTGGCTGGTGGTGTACGATATTTTTGAAATTGAAACGGCAGCCTTTTGGCATCGGCCGGGAGCAGACCCAAGCCAAATAAAGACCGAAGTGTTTTTATTGCCTGCGGCCATGTCCTTTGAAAAAGAAGGTTCGGTAACCAATGCGGGACGTTGGATGCAGTGGCGCTATAAGGCCGTTGATCCGCTGGGAGAAGCCAGGTCCGACCTTTGGATTGCTTATAACCTGTTTAAAGCCATTAGAAAAGAATATCAGAATGGCGGTAAATTTCCCGAGCCGATTTTAAATATGGTGTGGAATTACGATCTGCCCGGTGAAGAAGAACCTGATATTGCCAGGGTAGCCACCGAAATTAACGGCTACGAAGTGGCCACCCGAAAAGTACTGCCCGGTTTTGCCGATCTGGCTGATGACGGTTCTACTGCTTGCGGTAACTGGGTTCTTAGTGGTTACTGGGCTGAGGATAAAGATGCCGGGGTACCGGCCTGCAAGCGTCGGGTTAACAAGGACCCGTCCGGTTTGGGAGTATTTCCTCAATATGCCTTTGCCTGGCCGGCCAACCGCCGTATTGCTTATAATCGTTGTTCGGCCGACCCCGCCGGTAACCCGTGGAATCCCGATAAGCCTTATGTCAGATGGGATGCCGGGGCCGGAAAATGGATCACCGTTGACGTACCCGACTTTAAGGCGACGGAACCCGCGGCCGAACCCGGCGGCGTCCCCATGCCGGTACCGCCGGAACAGTCGGCTGTCAACGCGTTTATTATGTCCGAAGACGGTCATGGGCGTTTATTTGCTGTCAAGGGCTTAAACGACGGTCCGTTGCCTGAACACTATGAACCATATGAAAGTCCCTTTAAAAACCTCATCTCTAAACAGCAAAACAATCCCACGGCACTTACTTTTAAGACCGGCGTGTTTAGTAAACTGGCAGAGCTCGGCAGCAAACAGTACCCTTATGTAGCTATTACTATTCACATTGTCGAACACTACCAAAGTGGTGCAACCACTCGGAATTGTCCCTCCTTAGCTGAGATTTCGGCTCATATGTTTGTTAATATTTCACCTAACTTAGCTCAAAAAATCGGGGTTAAGAATGGAGATGACATTATTGTGGAATCCGCGCGGGGGCGGATAACCTGTAAGGCGGCTGTAAATGGTGTCTGTGTGCCGCTAATGATTAACGGTAAAGAAACCGAAGTTGTCTCCATGCCCTATTCGTGGGGTTTTATGGGTATAACCACCGGCGCGTCAGCCAATGATTTGACTCCCTCGGTGGGCGATCCGAATAGTGACATACCGGAATATAAAGCGTTTCTTTGTAATGTAAGGAAGGCAAACTAG
- a CDS encoding 4Fe-4S dicluster domain-containing protein, producing MSKGVLVDITKCIGCKACQVACKQWNDLPAKIPDFEDGLTGPPDMDGDTYTVVKFKVLEKDGDYKIRSAKRQCMHCEHPACVSACFAKALERDPRTGAVIYHPHLCVGCRYCMLACPFDIPKYQWDQTFPLVTKCQFCFDPEGKYDRLGHNLKPACVNACVTGALTFGERDGLLKEAWNRINSDSKYIKKVLGEKEVGGTAWLYISDVPFENFGFKPNMVTRPLPEYTHDFLKWTPMIAVGWGALLTAMYLYTKRREQVAEEDNKDVPM from the coding sequence GTGTCCAAGGGTGTGCTTGTAGATATAACAAAATGTATCGGTTGCAAAGCCTGTCAGGTGGCCTGCAAACAATGGAACGATCTGCCTGCTAAGATACCTGATTTTGAAGATGGTTTGACGGGGCCGCCTGACATGGACGGAGATACCTATACAGTTGTTAAGTTCAAGGTATTGGAAAAAGACGGCGATTATAAAATTCGCTCAGCCAAGCGCCAGTGCATGCACTGTGAGCATCCGGCCTGCGTTTCGGCTTGTTTTGCCAAAGCCTTGGAAAGGGACCCCAGAACCGGGGCGGTAATATACCACCCGCATCTTTGTGTCGGCTGCCGTTACTGCATGTTGGCCTGTCCCTTCGATATTCCCAAGTATCAGTGGGATCAGACCTTCCCTTTGGTGACCAAGTGCCAGTTTTGTTTTGATCCTGAAGGTAAATACGATCGTTTGGGTCATAATCTAAAACCTGCCTGCGTGAATGCCTGTGTTACCGGCGCGCTTACCTTCGGCGAGCGGGACGGGTTGCTAAAAGAAGCCTGGAACAGAATCAACAGTGATTCCAAGTACATTAAAAAGGTGTTGGGTGAAAAAGAAGTCGGCGGAACTGCCTGGCTGTATATTTCCGACGTGCCCTTTGAAAATTTTGGCTTCAAACCCAATATGGTTACCAGACCGCTGCCCGAGTACACTCATGACTTCTTAAAATGGACGCCTATGATAGCCGTTGGCTGGGGGGCTCTGCTGACGGCGATGTACCTCTATACCAAACGGCGTGAACAGGTAGCCGAGGAAGACAATAAAGACGTGCCTATGTAG
- a CDS encoding twin-arginine translocase TatA/TatE family subunit codes for MFNGILQPTHLILILVVVLIIFGPGKLPEVGKAMGKSLREFRRATASAMEENEAKKAQEAADQETIAAPTNNK; via the coding sequence ATGTTCAACGGTATTTTGCAACCGACCCACCTGATCTTAATTCTGGTTGTAGTGCTCATTATTTTTGGGCCGGGGAAACTGCCCGAGGTCGGGAAAGCCATGGGCAAGTCGCTGAGAGAATTCAGGAGGGCCACCGCATCCGCCATGGAAGAAAATGAAGCAAAAAAGGCGCAGGAGGCAGCGGATCAGGAAACAATTGCTGCTCCAACAAACAATAAATAA